From Mycoplasma sp. 2045, a single genomic window includes:
- the uvrC gene encoding excinuclease ABC subunit UvrC has protein sequence MNDDLRISRIKEKIKKTPHKSGIYLWKNELDQVIYIGKAIDLNNRLNQYLNNSINSYKTYKMIDEIYDFDFVTYNTDQEAFLAEKNYIEKYQPKYNIKLLDDKRYPYLKLNINTKDQLEIYKNYVYSKTTDTTFSYGPFSNQHEFKHLLKVLTRVFMYENGLPIKNQAYSVSKYKFDKIIEILKFQNNDFLDKLISLRDKASENWDFELAKEYNDSYHLLKRIKDTQLVELQNIKNIDAHTFIVKDGHISIQSLFYRYGVQTAHNNEINKLNNYYIENVIDYVSDYLERYYSDKDYPDHIILQSEYEQIQLNTKLNNKIIFPKKGLFLEILNLSLLNNNEYLKININDAILKEEINIKTQKELENILNAENKIKNIYLFDNSHWYLENPIGVSVCFSNGKKIHENYRFFNHEEEFKQMSKHSDLELMYLTVFKFVKTFAKPLNIDENDIFIVDGSFEQLKEAKYALKELEFENIKVFGLVKNSKHKTERLINDKNQIINISQDALFLFTRMQNEVDRYAKSKMKHKYLNKFRESDLNSIPGIGDATVKKLLDYFKTFENVKNASIEELNNVIDKKKSKIIFETYSK, from the coding sequence ATGAACGATGATTTAAGAATAAGCAGAATAAAAGAGAAGATTAAAAAAACTCCACATAAGAGTGGAATTTATTTATGGAAAAACGAATTAGATCAAGTCATTTACATCGGTAAAGCTATTGATTTAAACAATAGATTAAATCAATATTTAAATAATTCAATTAACTCTTATAAGACATACAAGATGATTGATGAAATCTATGATTTTGATTTTGTTACATACAATACTGATCAAGAAGCTTTTTTAGCTGAAAAGAACTATATTGAAAAATATCAACCCAAATATAACATCAAGTTACTTGATGATAAGAGATATCCATATTTAAAATTGAATATCAATACTAAAGACCAATTAGAAATATACAAAAACTATGTATATTCTAAAACAACAGATACAACATTTTCATATGGTCCTTTTTCAAATCAACACGAGTTTAAACATTTGTTAAAGGTTTTAACTAGAGTCTTTATGTATGAAAATGGATTGCCAATTAAAAATCAAGCTTATTCTGTGTCAAAATACAAATTTGACAAAATCATTGAAATTTTAAAATTTCAAAATAATGACTTTTTAGATAAGTTGATTTCTTTAAGAGATAAAGCAAGTGAAAATTGAGATTTTGAACTTGCTAAAGAATATAATGATTCTTATCATTTATTGAAAAGAATCAAAGATACACAATTAGTTGAGCTTCAAAACATCAAAAACATTGATGCGCATACATTCATTGTTAAAGATGGACACATATCTATACAAAGTTTATTTTATAGATATGGAGTGCAAACTGCACACAATAATGAAATCAATAAATTAAATAACTATTACATTGAGAATGTAATTGATTATGTATCTGATTATTTAGAAAGATACTATTCAGATAAAGATTATCCAGATCACATTATTCTACAAAGTGAATATGAACAAATTCAACTTAATACAAAACTGAATAATAAAATCATCTTTCCCAAAAAAGGATTATTCTTGGAAATCTTGAATTTATCATTGTTAAATAACAATGAATATTTAAAGATTAATATTAATGATGCGATTTTAAAAGAAGAAATCAATATTAAAACTCAAAAAGAATTAGAAAATATTTTAAATGCTGAAAATAAAATTAAAAATATTTATTTGTTTGATAATTCACATTGATATTTAGAAAATCCAATAGGAGTTTCAGTTTGTTTTTCAAACGGTAAAAAAATTCATGAGAATTATAGATTTTTTAATCATGAAGAAGAATTTAAACAAATGAGCAAGCATTCTGATTTAGAACTTATGTATCTAACTGTTTTTAAATTTGTTAAAACATTTGCAAAACCTTTAAATATTGACGAAAATGATATTTTTATTGTCGATGGATCGTTTGAACAATTAAAAGAAGCAAAATATGCATTAAAAGAATTAGAATTCGAAAACATAAAAGTTTTTGGTCTTGTTAAAAATTCAAAACACAAAACTGAAAGATTGATTAATGATAAAAATCAAATAATTAATATTTCACAAGATGCTTTATTTTTGTTTACAAGAATGCAAAATGAAGTTGACAGGTATGCTAAAAGTAAAATGAAACATAAATATTTAAATAAATTCAGAGAATCAGATTTAAACTCAATACCAGGGATTGGTGATGCAACTGTCAAAAAACTTCTAGATTATTTTAAGACATTTGAAAATGTTAAAAATGCATCAATAGAAGAATTGAACAACGTTATTGATAAAAAGAAATCTAAAATTATTTTCGAAACATATTCAAAATAA
- a CDS encoding ABC transporter permease yields MTQIKNYIYFLHKVILKKKSSWIIPALVGTIMIVLSIIISIMNIQNKSLVIYCASFGLLFITIFFSSLKSINLYKDLEEEGLEIITFSKPISRKTIFISKLLMFLLMGLYWALFCSLFNLILGLTLRLDVSYFVAFVFITLITIFLAFIFFGSIASLISYKLNSKIAITVPLLFSIPMFLAGGFISSNSTSTANNFAYYLNSKNPNQPSGNDSNTNYFYLDNNKDNYYIIPNGYDATSFSQKQDAYLSEAYEISKNSSTSWSVYSYLAIPYQMLEIFNINNEDIFNKLNNQNTNNLSDYLYYKNTDSQVYSYILEKRPNLRKYQISEGKEQYIVPGALKNQSSITNIINTDIIYAREGASDFNIIYLEDKYNFVTSENLVGKLKWENIQQLLKSNVFNSFTNKYFAQLFNSEELQEYVKNNDLVSIKNFILSDIQRNLNDENSELNNLIDNNTNVLDENAIKNKLVKSKVEKQIYLYSALIYYIYFTYNDSIYLNALLVNDDYTDTYAPSQFKVRLDDYNYQIGGFETYVPKQQIINNQIVIRYDLTKSNNYLFATTDQIYSIQRNKKVVNKSIIVVIWIILGASLLAANTLLYIRKDYK; encoded by the coding sequence ATGACACAAATAAAAAACTATATCTACTTTCTTCATAAAGTAATTTTAAAGAAAAAAAGCAGTTGAATCATACCTGCTTTAGTTGGAACAATAATGATTGTTCTTTCAATTATTATTTCAATTATGAATATACAAAACAAATCGCTAGTTATTTATTGTGCTAGTTTTGGATTGTTATTTATAACTATCTTCTTTTCTTCATTAAAGTCAATTAACTTATATAAAGATTTAGAAGAAGAAGGCTTAGAAATAATTACATTTTCTAAACCCATATCCAGAAAGACTATTTTTATAAGTAAACTTTTAATGTTTTTATTAATGGGATTGTATTGAGCATTATTTTGTTCTTTATTTAATTTAATATTAGGATTAACATTAAGATTAGATGTTAGTTACTTTGTAGCATTCGTATTTATCACGCTAATCACAATATTTTTAGCATTTATCTTCTTTGGTTCAATTGCTTCATTAATAAGCTATAAACTTAATTCAAAGATTGCTATAACAGTTCCACTGTTATTCAGTATTCCGATGTTTTTAGCTGGAGGATTTATCTCATCAAACTCAACATCGACAGCTAATAACTTTGCTTACTATTTAAATTCTAAAAACCCTAATCAACCATCAGGCAATGATTCAAATACTAATTACTTTTATTTAGATAACAATAAAGATAATTACTACATCATCCCTAACGGATATGATGCAACAAGTTTTAGTCAAAAACAAGATGCATACTTATCAGAGGCATACGAGATTTCAAAAAACTCATCTACTTCGTGAAGTGTTTATTCATATTTAGCAATTCCTTATCAAATGTTAGAAATATTCAACATTAATAATGAAGATATATTTAATAAACTAAATAATCAGAACACTAATAATTTAAGTGATTACTTATATTACAAGAACACTGATTCTCAAGTATATTCATATATTCTCGAGAAACGACCAAACCTACGTAAGTATCAAATAAGTGAAGGTAAAGAACAATATATAGTTCCAGGTGCACTTAAAAATCAATCATCTATCACAAATATCATCAACACAGATATCATCTATGCAAGAGAAGGTGCTTCAGACTTTAACATTATTTACCTAGAAGACAAATACAACTTTGTTACATCTGAAAACTTAGTCGGAAAACTAAAATGAGAAAACATACAGCAACTATTAAAATCAAATGTGTTTAATAGTTTTACAAACAAATACTTTGCTCAATTATTTAATTCAGAAGAATTGCAAGAATATGTAAAAAACAATGATTTAGTTTCAATTAAAAACTTCATCTTAAGCGATATTCAAAGAAACTTAAATGATGAAAACTCTGAATTAAACAATTTAATTGATAACAACACAAATGTTCTTGATGAAAATGCTATTAAAAATAAATTAGTTAAATCAAAAGTTGAAAAACAAATTTATTTATATTCAGCACTTATTTACTACATTTACTTTACATACAATGATTCAATTTACTTAAATGCTCTTTTAGTAAATGATGACTACACAGATACATATGCACCATCTCAATTCAAAGTTAGATTAGATGATTACAATTATCAAATTGGTGGATTTGAAACATATGTACCAAAACAACAAATCATCAATAACCAAATTGTCATCAGATACGATTTAACAAAATCAAATAATTATTTATTTGCTACAACAGATCAAATTTATTCAATTCAAAGAAACAAAAAAGTTGTTAACAAATCAATCATTGTTGTGATTTGAATAATCTTAGGAGCTTCTCTATTAGCTGCAAATACACTTTTATACATTAGAAAGGATTATAAATAA
- a CDS encoding ABC transporter ATP-binding protein has protein sequence MNNTSIKVQNLTKIYNHNSNEKKGVFDLSFEVPKGSFHAFIGENGSGKTTTIKSIIGSYTNFSGQIYINGIINSDPKSKAKLGYVPENAIFPKELNVFEYLYIVSLFGNKDKQQLKDKINNFLEKFEISDLKKNKPNNLSSGQKKKVLLIQALLNNPDLIILDEPAANLDPTARFKLFEILSELNKQGKTIIISSHILSEIDKYATSYTLIHKGKLVSTGQKHKSLEDIYYEKIIQN, from the coding sequence ATGAATAACACAAGTATTAAAGTTCAAAATTTAACAAAGATTTATAATCATAACTCTAATGAGAAAAAAGGAGTATTTGATTTAAGTTTTGAAGTACCTAAAGGTTCTTTCCACGCATTTATTGGAGAAAATGGTTCAGGGAAAACAACAACAATCAAATCAATCATTGGTTCATACACAAACTTTAGTGGACAAATTTACATTAATGGAATTATTAACTCAGATCCTAAATCAAAAGCAAAACTTGGTTATGTTCCCGAAAATGCAATTTTCCCTAAAGAATTAAATGTATTTGAATATTTATACATTGTTTCTTTATTTGGAAACAAAGACAAACAACAATTAAAAGACAAAATCAATAACTTTTTAGAAAAGTTTGAAATCTCTGATTTAAAGAAAAACAAACCTAACAACTTATCATCAGGTCAAAAGAAAAAAGTTTTATTAATTCAAGCATTATTAAACAACCCTGATTTAATCATTCTTGATGAACCTGCTGCTAACTTAGACCCAACAGCTAGATTTAAATTGTTTGAAATATTATCTGAATTAAATAAACAAGGTAAGACAATAATTATCAGTTCTCACATTTTAAGTGAGATTGATAAGTATGCAACTTCATACACACTTATTCATAAAGGTAAATTAGTTTCAACAGGACAAAAACATAAAAGTCTTGAAGATATCTATTATGAAAAGATTATTCAAAATTAA
- a CDS encoding aromatic motif membrane protein has protein sequence MKRLFKIKLLAPLLFLPTISLSCTNTTEKTTPQVSKEKRPHQAFLKKLGSSEFINNSRDLNLYINAQNNIPDEFIKEIQSSLIYAQILNNPILENNTQIQDTLKASKTLEMLFRDNWFWYLSNLNKFNYYLNFYPSSFKDKKNDAGVNLTLAKYTKATQDGIKLNIDLHNYKLNKYVVKNIQLDSNSTLQSLDVIYVVLNENLILPVFKYSQEDKTHLKASAEILKVVSTDNIDATIDNLHSKLVAAHNKLLNDDIEYSKSINVEDLSFIYKNFDYAKFILLFNSYNYFQSLYLALEEINQDNWQIIRYTLVGVQND, from the coding sequence ATGAAAAGATTATTCAAAATTAAGCTTCTTGCGCCTTTATTGTTCTTACCAACAATATCACTCTCTTGTACTAATACAACAGAAAAAACTACTCCACAAGTTTCAAAAGAAAAAAGACCACATCAAGCATTTCTAAAGAAATTAGGATCTTCTGAATTTATAAATAATTCAAGAGATTTGAATTTATATATAAATGCACAAAACAATATTCCAGATGAATTTATTAAAGAAATTCAATCATCATTAATATATGCGCAAATATTAAACAATCCAATTTTAGAAAACAACACTCAAATTCAAGATACCTTAAAAGCGTCAAAAACATTAGAAATGCTATTTAGAGATAACTGATTTTGATACTTAAGCAATCTAAATAAATTCAATTACTATTTAAACTTTTATCCATCAAGTTTCAAAGATAAAAAAAATGATGCTGGTGTGAATTTAACATTAGCAAAATACACAAAAGCAACACAAGATGGTATTAAGTTAAATATTGATTTACATAATTACAAATTGAATAAATATGTTGTTAAAAATATTCAGTTAGATAGCAACTCAACACTTCAAAGTTTAGATGTGATTTACGTTGTACTAAACGAAAATTTAATACTACCTGTATTTAAATATTCACAAGAAGACAAAACACATTTAAAAGCATCTGCTGAAATCTTAAAAGTTGTCTCTACAGATAACATTGATGCAACAATTGATAATTTACACAGCAAATTAGTTGCTGCACACAATAAACTATTAAATGATGACATTGAATACAGTAAAAGTATAAATGTTGAAGATTTATCATTTATATATAAGAACTTTGATTATGCTAAATTTATTTTGTTATTTAATTCATACAATTACTTTCAAAGCTTGTACTTAGCGTTAGAAGAAATTAATCAAGATAACTGACAAATTATTAGATACACATTAGTAGGAGTACAAAATGATTAA
- a CDS encoding aromatic motif membrane protein: MIKIKKILSLISLPLISGVAISCANYTSSNKLEAYIDNSTQINPKVENLQQVNHKKIIETLLNNVYKPESQRERSLYLYNQEQETSSIIQKFKEITTSYKQEFRSDELNESLAEKSRLQDLLVYFSGNERTEAENKITELTAKINEIKEHNTPAKKEKFANSFSDFISENWYFILNNLDKFDFTFVSWLLDPIGNGYTLSDEYQQSLKTKSEYKNYNVPNTYIDDIKLGDESGEMADARVYYLKKNKLVFRITINNILQPVSNLKLEPLNWYFGDLKNNKISLNLISNIVHSRFIHGYETGLVQFEKSMVKDLSYGEPANVFFLWKGANEN, from the coding sequence ATGATTAAAATTAAAAAAATATTAAGTTTAATTAGTTTACCTCTTATTAGTGGAGTTGCAATTTCTTGTGCTAATTACACATCTTCAAATAAATTAGAAGCATACATAGATAACTCAACACAAATTAACCCTAAAGTTGAAAACTTGCAGCAAGTTAATCATAAAAAGATTATCGAAACTCTTTTAAACAACGTTTACAAACCAGAAAGTCAAAGAGAACGCAGTTTATATCTATACAATCAAGAACAAGAAACATCATCAATCATTCAAAAATTCAAAGAAATAACAACAAGTTACAAACAAGAATTTAGATCTGATGAATTAAATGAATCTCTTGCTGAAAAAAGCAGACTACAAGATCTCTTAGTCTACTTTTCAGGTAATGAAAGAACAGAAGCAGAAAACAAAATAACTGAATTAACAGCAAAAATTAATGAAATTAAAGAACATAATACACCTGCTAAAAAAGAAAAATTCGCTAATAGTTTCTCAGATTTTATTTCAGAAAACTGATACTTTATCTTAAATAATTTAGATAAATTTGACTTCACATTTGTATCATGATTATTAGATCCAATCGGAAATGGTTATACACTATCAGACGAATACCAACAATCATTAAAAACAAAAAGCGAATACAAAAACTACAACGTACCAAACACATACATTGACGACATCAAATTAGGTGATGAATCAGGTGAAATGGCTGATGCTAGAGTTTATTATTTAAAGAAAAATAAACTAGTTTTCAGAATTACTATCAACAACATTTTGCAACCTGTTTCTAATTTAAAATTAGAGCCATTAAATTGATACTTTGGAGATTTAAAAAATAACAAAATATCACTTAACTTAATTTCTAATATTGTTCACTCAAGATTTATTCACGGATACGAAACAGGATTAGTTCAATTTGAAAAAAGTATGGTTAAAGATCTAAGTTATGGAGAACCTGCTAATGTTTTCTTCTTATGAAAGGGGGCTAATGAAAATTAG
- a CDS encoding aromatic motif membrane protein encodes MKISKLLKKILMISPLSLPLATLSFTPSTVSKTDETSEQENALKLEWNNFIKQDSIWNLLNIVYKDEAQKQAYIDSQFELLNNPDYKQQIKNAFVFGNNMTQSFIQGEFDWGTFSRIKPFIVEQSTAQIDKLLSTNWLYALFTITQFDLIKSTLLDNENLDTTSNDPEKIYSNYAKISSNQFIDYVYAKNSDETLDDLYYLLSKNGFILEIGIEKDWKNPELLKPKLHGYVKTFPNIINNDYILDIFDLNKYVQLFAPFGVDNSNKANTNEILFIDNYGGVKLTYTFVDVN; translated from the coding sequence ATGAAAATTAGTAAATTACTTAAAAAGATTTTAATGATATCACCATTAAGTTTACCTTTAGCAACTTTATCTTTTACACCTAGCACAGTATCAAAAACAGATGAAACTAGCGAACAAGAAAACGCTTTAAAACTTGAATGAAATAACTTTATTAAACAAGATTCAATTTGAAACTTACTTAACATCGTATATAAAGATGAAGCCCAAAAACAAGCTTACATTGACTCACAATTTGAATTACTAAACAATCCTGATTACAAACAGCAAATTAAAAATGCATTTGTATTCGGGAACAACATGACTCAATCATTTATTCAAGGAGAATTTGATTGAGGCACATTCTCAAGAATAAAACCATTTATAGTAGAACAATCAACTGCTCAAATAGATAAATTATTATCAACAAATTGACTATATGCACTATTTACAATTACTCAATTTGATTTAATCAAATCAACATTATTAGATAATGAAAACTTAGATACCACATCTAATGATCCTGAAAAAATTTATTCAAACTATGCAAAAATAAGTTCAAATCAATTCATTGATTATGTTTATGCAAAAAACAGTGATGAAACACTTGATGATTTATATTACTTGTTATCTAAAAATGGATTTATCTTAGAAATTGGAATTGAAAAGGATTGAAAAAATCCTGAATTACTTAAACCTAAATTACACGGATATGTAAAAACATTTCCAAATATTATCAATAATGACTATATATTAGACATTTTTGATTTAAACAAATATGTGCAGTTATTTGCTCCATTCGGTGTAGATAACTCTAACAAAGCTAACACCAATGAAATTTTATTTATAGACAATTATGGAGGGGTAAAATTAACATATACATTTGTAGATGTTAATTAA
- a CDS encoding ABC transporter ATP-binding protein produces the protein MAIKVKRKKDKQPIIELIDVVKEFQNKTVLHSINLQIQPGEFVTLLGPSGSGKTTILRLIGGFEWTTRGEIKFNGLDIKDLEPHKRNVSTIFQDYALFPHLNVYGNIAYGLKLKRIPKEVIDQKKVKLLEELTKKWDVLSHKKMEQLDKLQEKYEEQLENLKEGTYQYKKIQKWLDNSDFVYSYWESYTALKVEAFQNLHFKRRMTRQEMDEKINKIIDLVGLTGNADKAISELSGGMKQRVALARSLVIEPEILLLDEPLSALDAKIRQKMQVLLRSIQQELGLTFIFVTHDQDEALELSDRVAVMRDGVIEQYDTPKNIYDYPVNIWVAKFIGDSNIFDAKFTKQGKIKILNKEFKTIHEADEFEPGEVLDALIRPEDIDIYSEPSKTSNKLSGHISDISYRGSYYYIKVEIDEQTVIYVETSKKFELGEKVYLSWTIDSVHLMRKDAKWDYSNNEFQN, from the coding sequence ATGGCTATTAAAGTTAAAAGAAAAAAAGATAAGCAACCAATTATTGAATTAATTGATGTTGTTAAAGAATTTCAAAATAAAACAGTTTTACATAGTATTAATTTACAAATTCAACCAGGTGAGTTTGTTACTTTATTAGGTCCATCAGGTTCAGGGAAAACTACTATTTTAAGATTAATCGGTGGTTTTGAGTGAACTACACGTGGCGAAATCAAATTCAATGGTTTAGACATTAAAGATCTTGAACCACACAAAAGAAATGTTTCAACAATCTTCCAAGATTATGCACTTTTTCCACACTTAAACGTTTATGGAAACATTGCATATGGTCTTAAACTTAAAAGAATTCCTAAAGAAGTTATTGACCAAAAGAAAGTAAAACTTCTTGAAGAATTAACTAAAAAATGAGATGTTTTAAGTCATAAAAAAATGGAACAACTTGACAAGTTACAAGAAAAATATGAAGAACAACTTGAAAACTTAAAAGAAGGAACATACCAATACAAGAAAATTCAAAAATGACTTGATAACTCAGACTTCGTTTATTCATATTGAGAAAGTTACACAGCATTAAAAGTTGAAGCATTCCAAAACCTACACTTCAAACGTAGAATGACAAGACAAGAAATGGATGAAAAAATTAACAAAATCATCGATCTTGTAGGTCTTACAGGAAATGCTGATAAAGCTATTTCTGAACTTTCAGGTGGTATGAAACAACGTGTTGCATTAGCTCGTTCACTTGTTATTGAACCTGAAATCTTACTCTTAGATGAACCGCTTAGTGCACTTGATGCAAAAATTAGACAAAAAATGCAAGTGTTATTAAGAAGCATTCAACAAGAATTAGGTCTTACATTTATTTTTGTTACTCACGACCAAGACGAAGCTCTTGAACTTTCAGATAGAGTTGCTGTTATGCGTGATGGTGTTATTGAACAATATGACACACCTAAAAACATTTACGACTATCCAGTTAACATCTGAGTTGCTAAATTTATCGGTGATTCAAACATCTTTGATGCTAAATTCACAAAACAAGGCAAAATTAAGATATTAAACAAAGAGTTCAAAACAATTCACGAAGCAGATGAATTTGAACCAGGCGAAGTACTTGATGCACTTATTAGACCAGAAGATATTGACATTTACTCAGAACCGTCCAAAACTTCAAACAAATTATCAGGACACATTTCTGACATTTCTTACAGAGGAAGCTACTACTACATTAAAGTTGAAATTGATGAACAAACAGTTATTTATGTAGAAACATCTAAAAAATTTGAACTAGGTGAAAAAGTTTACTTAAGTTGAACAATTGACTCAGTCCATTTAATGCGTAAAGACGCTAAGTGAGATTATTCAAATAATGAATTCCAAAACTAA
- a CDS encoding ABC transporter permease translates to MNSKTNKFNFTFDKKTHLVWPYFLIALLLIILPIILIVLYALIPNESFDNWVLIKSSSTWKIMGRSLWIGLAASMLCLIIGFPYAYFVSTSKSKIFKICALSLIISPLAIFTIARIYSIKALFLGIMAHNTKSLNNEAFMVFGLMYLNLPLMIMPLYTVFKDMPKNIIEASHDLGYNQTQTVFKVIIPYGIRAILSGFGMVFLASATTFVISAKLLPDGSQYQTVGDIINSRANPGNKFDLAAVSVLVIVVSAIFLSIYGIILVTPKIIFRLKKGAHYE, encoded by the coding sequence ATGAATTCCAAAACTAATAAATTCAACTTCACTTTTGATAAAAAAACACATCTAGTTTGACCTTATTTCCTAATTGCGCTCTTACTTATTATTCTTCCAATTATTTTAATTGTGCTTTATGCACTTATTCCAAACGAAAGTTTTGATAACTGAGTTTTAATCAAGTCATCAAGCACTTGAAAAATTATGGGACGTTCATTATGAATCGGATTAGCAGCGTCAATGTTATGCTTAATCATCGGGTTCCCATATGCTTACTTTGTTTCAACATCTAAATCTAAGATTTTCAAAATTTGTGCACTTAGTTTAATAATTTCACCACTTGCAATTTTCACAATTGCTAGAATTTATTCAATTAAGGCCTTATTCTTAGGGATTATGGCGCACAACACAAAAAGTTTAAACAATGAAGCATTTATGGTATTTGGACTTATGTACCTTAACTTACCTTTAATGATTATGCCTTTATACACAGTGTTTAAAGATATGCCAAAAAACATCATTGAAGCAAGTCACGACTTAGGTTACAATCAAACTCAAACAGTTTTCAAAGTTATCATTCCATATGGTATTAGAGCTATCTTAAGTGGTTTTGGTATGGTGTTCCTTGCGTCTGCTACAACCTTTGTTATCTCAGCAAAACTTCTGCCAGATGGTTCACAATATCAAACAGTTGGAGATATTATCAACTCAAGAGCAAACCCAGGAAATAAATTTGACTTAGCAGCAGTTTCTGTTTTAGTTATCGTGGTATCTGCTATTTTCTTAAGTATTTATGGAATTATTTTAGTAACTCCTAAAATAATTTTCAGACTTAAAAAAGGAGCGCACTATGAGTAA
- a CDS encoding ABC transporter permease yields the protein MSKFLKRSYIYIILAIVYIPLLFGVIYSFNQPTPKGQFNPTWTKGTFDNWLHLFDNNRAMSLVNSLLLALIVSFLVCTISLVTVYALYRQKNKIVRSYVSSTINIPLINPDNITAIGLVLVFGIFFGVIQTDSEGFGRVVVAHTIMTLPYAISLMLPRSEKFNNNLYEASQDLGYSKLRSWFKTYFVYMIPSIIMSVIVASVLSFDDFIITRTVSNMQTIGTDLYAGSFEPWGLIFGAIILVLTIIGNIIYVAVKKGKK from the coding sequence ATGAGTAAATTCTTAAAAAGATCTTATATTTACATCATTTTAGCAATCGTTTATATACCACTTTTATTCGGAGTTATTTACTCATTTAACCAACCGACACCAAAAGGTCAATTCAACCCAACTTGAACTAAAGGGACATTTGACAACTGACTTCATTTATTTGATAACAACAGAGCAATGTCACTTGTAAACAGCTTACTTTTAGCTCTTATTGTAAGCTTTTTAGTATGTACAATTTCACTTGTAACTGTATATGCACTATACAGACAGAAGAACAAAATTGTTAGATCATATGTAAGCTCTACAATTAACATTCCTCTTATTAACCCAGACAATATTACAGCTATTGGGCTTGTTCTTGTCTTTGGTATCTTCTTTGGAGTTATTCAAACAGATAGCGAAGGATTTGGACGTGTTGTAGTAGCTCACACAATTATGACACTTCCATATGCAATTTCGCTTATGTTGCCAAGAAGCGAAAAATTCAACAACAACCTTTACGAAGCAAGTCAAGATTTAGGATACTCAAAATTAAGATCTTGATTCAAAACTTACTTTGTTTATATGATCCCTTCAATTATTATGTCTGTAATAGTAGCTTCTGTTCTTTCATTTGATGATTTTATCATCACTAGAACAGTGTCTAATATGCAAACAATCGGAACTGATTTATATGCAGGTTCATTTGAGCCTTGAGGACTTATTTTTGGTGCTATTATCCTTGTATTAACTATTATCGGAAACATTATTTACGTTGCAGTTAAGAAAGGTAAGAAATAA